The Apus apus isolate bApuApu2 chromosome 1, bApuApu2.pri.cur, whole genome shotgun sequence nucleotide sequence GAAAAGTCCAGCCTTTTCTAATAGATATTTATGTTGTTCTTAATCtccaaattttatttccttggcaACAAGTatggttgggcttttttttttttttttcattttagaaaactgGAGCACATAACACTGAATCGTACACTCTTTTCAGCCACTGgcatacattttttaaatatattggCCAATCTTGTATGTCAAGTAAAAACCTTTCCCCCAAAATGCACTTCTTCATAACATTATATGAAATAAAGGGAGATATGAAAAGACATTGGAATGTCATCCTGTTACAAAGTATTTCTTTAACATATGTGAGATACATAAGAAACATCTgaataaaatcagaattttgtaatttttattttcatacatGTACATTACATATCTACtaaatttgttttggtttataagcagtatttttttttaaatgtctggcTTGATATGGGGTGTTTTTAAttgatctttttattttaaatataccGAACTGTATCACTAGTGAACAAATATGCTTTCCATCATTACAGTAGCATCAGATACTTGGGGGTGCAAGAAGAAATACAGCCATTCTTCTACAAACTATATACCTTATTGCCAACTCTCACCTAATGGTCACTGTGGAAATGAACATCATGTGAATTACATACACAAACTTGTTAAgagtacaaaaagaaaactatcaTGAACCACGTACACACCCATCTCATACCACACTAGCCTACCACTGATATGAAAAATCATTAAACTATACCCTTGAGGAACTCTATTCTTGATTTTCCTATCTAACGTTCAAATAGCTCACCAAGATCAACAGCATAAGCAAATTCTGAGCAGATATAAGAAATACCAAATGAAACCAAGTCCTGTCATGCTAAGAAGTATAACACATCTCTGCAGCCCACACAACCAGACTCTTCCCATGCCAACAGGGGTATCAAAACCATGGACCCCCTCCTGCTCATCCCAGACCTCAAACTGTTTTTTCTGATTCCTCAAATTTCTCTCATGGAAATTATGTAAGTGAAAACAAATGTCAAAATGCATCAAAACAAACTCACACCATCAATTAAGAAAAATCTGTCAGTGAAATAAACTATTTCACAGAACCAAAACCAGCCTCTCGGTTTGGAGTTTAAAGGAAGCCAATTACATTTCTTTGGGATATGAGCAGGAACACTAGTATTTAGAACTCTACTGGGTATTAAAACTGCACTCGGTAAATTGATTTTATGGTGTAAAGGAAAACATCTATTGAATTCACAATACTTAGCAACCCAATCTTCCTCTCACCATAGTTCCTGCTGATTCTACTATATTGCACAAATACAACTTATCTTGAAACTTTCTAACTTTCCTAGGTTTCCTAGGAATGATAATTGAAATTTGgagttttctgcttttgtcaGAACCCATGAAAAGACTGTAAGCCCAAAGCATGCCTGCTTCCACTTTTTCAGCATATGACACAATAAATGATATTAATGCACCTTACAAATCTCATTTAATTGAAATGAAGTGCAGTTATACCCCATTGTGTAACAACCCTGAATTCAGTTATCTGATGGAAGAACTTAAACAGAACTAGTAGCATCTCATACAAGATCACTCGTATTTTGTCTGTAATAACACTCCTACctaatttaaattgttttctcagcttgccagctaaaagaaaaaacccaacatgaaGGTATCTGAAGCATGACTTCAAACTATGGCATGGTAGTTGTCTAACTATGTGTTATTTATGAGTATAATAAATGTTAGTTTTCTCAAAATGGTTCTACTTCGGCTACTCACAAGATGAAATCTACTGTGTCTTTTAAGCAATCAGTCCATACACTTACACATaaatttcagaggaaagaaacataTGCCAAAAATTAGAATTATATTACAAACAGTGTTTTAcagtaaaatatgaaaatacttaaacacagatttttctgtctgtgtccAATTTACAGCAATGACGTGTGATAAAGAAGATGCAGTATGACAAATGTCAGCTTTTtgaagtataaaaatataaaacagttTTCTGTATCTTAAAATGGATCTGAAACTTTTCTGTAGGCTACAACTGAAAACAAGGGTTCCACCCTTTATATCAtcattataataaaataacatctgacaaatatctgaaaatattcTCTGAAACTGATTTACAGACCATGTAATGTAATGTTCTGTAACGTGATTATCTTCTTGCATATAATACTGTACAACAGAATTGTAATTTCTTGCTTGCTAGCTTCTAAAACTACAATTCAGCACGGGTATTTGTCAGAATCCCTATTGTAACAAAATATTGTGGAGAGTAATAGTTTTGTGCCAATCTGCAATAATGTTACTTTTTAGTTTGCAGAGCTATGTGAGTACGAACTAACAACTTCACATTTTCAGACCAATTCTGTCAAATGTAGATCATGTCTCCCTGTAATTTAATTTGGGATCCCTATTAGAACAGATTCTTGAAAGCTCTTCATACTGGTTTGGGGATTATGAATGTATAAATGTAAAACCTCTCACTTAGGAAGCAAAGGTTTTACCTTGTGAaatcaaaatgtcattttacaCATACTTTGAGTAAGGTATTTGGGGTACGTGACCACGATGTCATTcgaaaatacaaaataaatctaTTCTCATAGCCACactcaaagaaaaaagtagttCTATGACCGATAGCATGTTTGGAGACTCTCTTAGTACCTATTTCAGGGTaaataattaacatttaaatCTCTGATAATTTTGAAGAACCACCACATATGCAGTTAATATTTTACAGGAATATAAGGAAGAGTAACTTCTGTTTATACGGGGTTTCTGATCTCTAATGTTATTCAGTAGTACTAATGCTCTCAAATGAGCAATGATACTGTTTCTCAGCCCTAATTTTAATACAGGCTAACTGCATTCATTTTCAAATATAGGTAGATGTTAGCAGGTATCTTTGCTGGAAAACTCTTATTCTATTATGATGCATTTTCATCATATGACTGGATGGACAGATACCATGCAGCCAAACAAATCAGGCATAAAGGACCACATCAGCAAGCACATGCCTATTCCATAACAGTGCCTCCAATTTTGTCATAATACTGAAGATATTTTGAGACTGTCTCAAAACTTTCCAAATGTTAATAACTCACTATAATGTTGAGGCTAGAAAAAAAAGGGCaactctttttttaatgagcatAAGTAATCCCTGTAGAAAACCAATGGAGAACTGTTATATTTTAGCCACAGCATGAAAGCTTCATACCGCTCCAAGACATGTGCTTCATTTTAGCCATAAATTGTGTCTTCTGTAACATGCAATTTGCATATACATCATTAAATGATTTTCCAATTTTTAAATCTACCAAATAATATTATGCCTTCCTGGTTCTCCTTCTACTCTACAGGCCACCACTTCAGTGTCTGAATCATTTTCTGGGCTTTCTCATAGAAATGGCAGGATCAGAGAAATTTTCctttagtgttttctttttgatggcATCATCTAATAATTAGCCTCTATTTTATGTCATGGTGTTCTGAACCAGCTCTGACTCTGACATTATCTGTCAAAaacattaaatttttttcctcactgcttcCCAACACTTTTGCTTGCAGGCTGGACCACTGTCTTGCTTCCATCTGGCTCTTGAAGTTAATTCATAATCCAGTGTCTTTTTCACGCACaaattctgtgttttggtttttttcccctagataCCTCAACCCTTTAAAAATGAGTCTTGCAGCTAATATTTCTGAAGTCTTTAGATCCAAGAAAGAAATGTTACAAGTGATGTAGCAATTCACAGTTCTTCAATCTTTATTCAAATCCAAATAATTATCTTAGCTTGCCTTCTATGCCAAAAAGTACAGAGCTCCACATGCTCGCTCCTGCAGGCCCTTCCATTGCACAGTGTGTTTTCCCATCTCATGTCAGGTAGCATTTCAGAGCTAATCCTACACCAGGGCCATCTACACTTGTCTACACTCCACAAGCTTCGGCATGATGCAAGTTTCTCTCTGCTAAGTTCCTTGTCAAAGGTTTTACCTTAGTTTTGAAATGGACCTCTTTGCTGGGGCTCAGTCCCCCCAGATACTGTCCCTTTCAGATgctttatattaatttctgtgctctgcctgcaaGTGTCTTACTGGTACGTTCCCCTTCACTTGGACTGCAGCAAATTCAGTAATACAGTTTCATAGCTGGCTTCCTCTCCAGTTACTTGAAAACTACCAAAAATATGAAGTGCTTCTTAAACAGGTCTTGTCAGAAATGAAACTGccttgtgttttcctttgccaGACACTCATTATTACAGACCTCTAGGAAAGTGGCGCTCAAGCCTTTTCCCAGCTGTCCTCCACATTCCCAGAGTTTCAACATTTGGAGGACTTTTAGCTGCTGCATCTCTCCATTCACGTggagggttttgtttggttgtgtggggttttctttctttttgattttgtttttgtttttttttttaattaattttgtttctgttcttccgAAATTAGTCAGAGCACAGGAGTCTAACAGAGGAGTTTCATTTACTTTCTAAGCCAACAGGATGATTTATAAACCGAGACCATCATCACGGCTGTCACCAGGGCGAGCCTCCTCACGGGCAATTCCTCCCGCCACGGCCGCTCTTCAGGCGAGCCACGCCGGTTCCGCACACCCCCTGCTGCCCTGGAAAAGAGGAATGCTCCTGGAGCGAACAAGAGGCACGAAAGAGCGGGAAGGGCTTCACCTGGAGGCAAAGCCACGGCACAGCCCCTCGGGGTGGCCGCAGGAAGGCAGCGGCCAAGGGCGCAGGGAAAGGCAGCCGAGGAGAGCGGTGTGACATTCTCCTGGTTTattaaagcaaggaaaataagtTTGAAGATAGAGAGGAAACCGATGGAGCGTCAGGCGCCCGGCAGGGggagcccccgccgcccccccctcccccccaaggCCCCGCCCCTACTCACCCCAccgccccgccgcggcgccGGAGGCCTCCGCCAGGGGCCGCTGCAGCGCGCGCAGCACGGCGGCGGGGCGCGCGGCCACCAGCCGGCCCCACAGCGCGCGCGTGTAGAACTCCACCGTGTGCGCGCGGCACAGCGGCAGCGCGCGCGCCAGGAACCGCGCCACGCGCCGCagcgcccccgccgcccccgccggggAGAGCTGGGGCGGCAGCGCGCGGGGGGGGCCCGGCGGCGCGCGGGGGGGGCCCGGCATGGCGGCGGGCGAAGGCGGCGGCCGCGCTCGGTTCCCCGGGCCTGCGCTCGGTTCCCGGGGCCTGCGCTCGGTTCCCGAGGCCTGCGCTCGGTTCCGGGGCCTGCGCTCGGTTCCGGGGCCTGCGCTCGGTTCCCGGGGCCTGCGCTCGGTTCCCGGGGCCTGCGCTCGGTTCCCCGGGCCTGCGCTCGGCTGCTGCGGAGGTGGGTGGATCGAGCGCCGAGCGCTGGAGGCGGCGGCGCAACTTGGTGACGTGATCGCTGCGCGACACCCGGAGAGCGATggcggcggcgcggcgcggTGGGCCGGGGGCAGCGGCGGAAGATGCCGGCGGCGCGGCTCGCGGACCCCGCCGAAAGCGCCGGTGGGGGCCCGTCTTGCTGCGCGGCGCCCTAGGGAGCGTCCAGGAGGGTGAGTCGAGGCGGGGGCAGCCGCGACTGGCCCCCGGCGCGTCTGCGCTCTAGTCGTGGTGGGAGAGACGAAGCCGACGAGGCCCGGGCCGGGCCCTTGgcctcccgccgcgccgccggGCTGGCTTGGCCCGGGCGGGGCCTGGCCTGCCTGCCGGGGCGAGCTCAGGGCCGGTGTCTGCAGGGCGGATGGGGACGCCGTTTGGGTGGTGCGCTTAGGCCGGGTGGGGATGTCTCTCTTGTAGGACTCGCTTCCAGTTTTCTGTGAAGCTGTATGTTAAAATAGAAGCGTGCTTGGAAACAGCTTCGGTCTATTGATAGGTAGATATGCAAGTGTAGCGATGAGACGATAGACAAAACAAGATCAGCTTTTGCAGCACTTTTCTGAAATTTCAACTTTGGAGACAGAATTAAAGGAGAAGTTGGGGCTAGTTTGGACTTGCTGCCTttagaaactgttttcttaatGAGTATTATAAAAGTGAGTAGATCCTaagacaaagacaaaaagtaacatattaggaaaaagaagTGTTAAGATTGATAAGTGGTTATATAACGATTGAGTCTGAAACAACCATTTTCAGGTGCTTCCTTTAAGGCTAAATCGTTCTGTAGCATTAGCATACTTTTGCGCTTGTAGAAAAGCTCTTCCTTTATGGGTGTAGAAAGAAGGTAGTGGTGATAAAAATCCTATTTGTGTGAAAACATACACTGGAATATATAATACAGTgttccagttattttttttctgtgcagttgcAGATGAGGACTTGTTAAGCAGCCAGTATTGCTGTTAGGAAGCAGTTCTTCACCgagagggtgctgagacactgtaacaggttgcccagagaagttgtgaatgccctctccctggaggtgtttgaggtcaggctggatggggctttgagcaacctggtctagtgggaggtgtccctgcccatacaggggggttgaaactaggtgatcttcgaggtctctttcaacccaaaccgttctgtgattctctgatctTTTAACTGGATTCAAAAGCACTGACAAAGGGGTATAATACTGGGTGTACATTAAGCATTATGCTTGCAATGGCATGTTCTCTCAAGGGTTTAGGTGATAATTTTCAGTAAATCTGTACAAATTGTGATGCAGCAATAAGGAACAGCTGTTTAACAATGTTTTTCCTTGAATTTTTAACTGATCTTATTAAAATTAGCATaaatagtggggtttttttctattttggaaagaaaattgaTTGAACTGGTCCTGGCGGCAAATGAAATGTTTGGTACTGCTTCAGTGCAGGTGTATTTAACTCTTCTTCTTACACTTCTAGGACGAGGATTTGCATTTCGGAGAAAACAAAAGATCATAAGACAATACAGGAAATTgttaaaaaagggaaggaagatcAATTCACAACAGGATGATCAGTTTACTGATACCTACCCAGAGCACTTGAAACATCTTTACCTAGCTGAGGAAGAAATGCTTAAGAAACGGCGCAGGACTCCAGGTGATTCAGTTTCgtcagaagaaaaacttaatAAAGCAGCAGAGTAAGTATTTTAAGTATGTCTCTAAAAACAAGTAATTGTTTCCatcattaaagaaatattttagaacTAATAATGACATAGAATTCGGTATTGTgatttgcttttataaaaaatGTGCCATTAGGTCTTAAATGTTTTTCCTAGTTGttagaaaatgtaaacaaatggctttgttttgttgcatCAGGATCAGAAAGCAAAGTGGATGATGTTAGGGCTTGGTTCCGCAGAAATAATTTGACAGTTGCCATTGTACTTTAAGGTTAGGGTTCAGCCCAAGAGCAGTAAGTGTTTGACTAACTTCTTACCATGTCTGTAAAGAGAAGAGCCTGCATTTCTGGTAGTGTGCTCTTGAGTCTACacagttttccttatttttaaactaacatCACTTTTCAGGAGTGTGTTTGTATTATCTTTCCATTCCCAATTTTATAAGTTGTTTTCTTCGTATTGCATTGTTTTTTTGCTAGAATGAGCAATATGTGCAGTTGCCCTTCTGTGGTACGGCTACTTTTGGGGGGATCTTAGctatgaattttttaaaaaatgaaatggaggaTTTAGTTAAACCTTAAGGCAGTAAAGTGTTCTTGATCAAGGtaatacttttaaataataaacttATCTTAATTGTTTGCcagtggtgtgtttttttttgtggggggagttttttgtttgtttgttttaaatttacttGCAACAACTGGGAGAAGTCAAATggaatttttaatttgcaagcTAACAAATGTCAGAGAACTCTTTTCCCTGTGTGACAGTCATTCCCCCTGAAATCTCTGTTAAGTCAGTAAGGTGAAAAGCAGTAGTCATTCAGGTGTAGTGCCAtcacagctgtgtttttaaacagcatTCAGGTATAGTGCTTGAGATAATGCCTTTTTGTCTGCAGTACAAGGAGTGCTGTAAGTTTCTGAATTTCAGAGTGTCTCTACATCTAAGCTTTCCTGGGAAGAATGCTTGGGAGACAAGGGAAAATGCAGTCAGAACTAAGCCCAGCAGTAGGAGAAAGGTAGAGCTTTGTCTGGAATAGTCAGCTAATTTGTGGGGATCTGTGAAATAGGACTGTTTTTCCTAGAACCAgaggggttttctttttttcctaagctaTGCTTCATGATTATAAACCAGAATTAATTTGCAAAAAGGCGACTGCTAATCTGTGATGTGGGGTGATGTGCAGAGTCTGTTAGGTAGACTTTAGTGTTCTGTGGGGATGTAAAGTAAGACTTTGATTAGGTAATTCTGTTTTATCATATACTGTAATTGAAGTGGCTTTGTACTTTGAGAAGATGAGGTGTCATTACACAGTATTGCCACAAGGTAGAGATGAGAATAAAGCAAAGatgatttttcttctacagaGTATGGTATTTCTAAATGAAAGTATGAGTAAATACCTTCACTTTCCTTTTTGGTCATCTCTCTGAAATATCCTAGATGATGATGGCTTATTCTCATTTTTTGTAGTGTGAGTAACAGAGTAATTACAACTTACTTTGTGAACAGCTGTTAGCAAAGCTTATGTTTTTCAAGTGTAAAATATTACTCTTTATGTAATGGCTCTATTGTAAatcaggaaaaaaccccaacaaaactaAATAACAAAAATCCATTTGAAGCAAGGTGACAATGAATGCCAGACAAATGGCACTAGTTgtactgttttctttgaaaggCACCTGGGCAGTTTTTTGTATTGAAATTGGGAAGGAAAATTCAGTTCCTAATCTCAGACCACTATGGATGATAACATGCCATCTCCTTCAAGAAGAAGCTTTGGAAAGGCTTTGTTACTACTGTGCTTTTTCACCTTGCCATGTCAGCCTGACTCTGGCAGGCAATCTGCTAACAGTTGGCTGTCCTGGGTGTCTCAGCAGTTAAATCTGTGTGTCGGAACTAGAAAGAAATAATAGAGCTCTAAGCTAGTACATTCATTTTTTCTAGCTCTGAAGAGCTAgtttgatggggaaaaaaactcttTTAGGCACTCCTTA carries:
- the CCDC59 gene encoding thyroid transcription factor 1-associated protein 26, producing MAAARRGGPGAAAEDAGGAARGPRRKRRWGPVLLRGALGSVQEGRGFAFRRKQKIIRQYRKLLKKGRKINSQQDDQFTDTYPEHLKHLYLAEEEMLKKRRRTPGDSVSSEEKLNKAADSAMTEAKFKKKTSNQKAKEEYEKIQAERARKKEEAEKRKQQREEAQRLYKQKKMEAYKILSKKTKKGQPNLNLQMEFLLQKIQQNT